A genomic window from Gemmatimonadaceae bacterium includes:
- a CDS encoding cytochrome c maturation protein CcmE, with translation MHPRNKFLLGGAVVLGAAAVLMAGAIKDTGIYFLMPHELEAKVAQDPTLIGTGVKVGARVVPGTVQRDSSGRMVAFDMTDGRATYPVVYRGIIPDTFSDSVEVVVEGRLDASGTFQATTLLAKCASRYEEAPEGYDAMREAIKAGAPMPDSHKK, from the coding sequence ATGCACCCGCGCAACAAATTCCTCCTCGGTGGGGCCGTCGTCCTCGGCGCCGCGGCCGTCCTGATGGCCGGGGCCATCAAGGACACCGGCATCTACTTCCTGATGCCGCACGAACTCGAGGCCAAGGTCGCGCAGGACCCGACCCTCATCGGCACGGGCGTGAAGGTCGGTGCGCGCGTCGTCCCCGGCACGGTGCAGCGCGATTCCTCCGGTCGGATGGTCGCCTTCGATATGACGGACGGGCGCGCCACGTATCCGGTGGTCTATCGCGGCATCATCCCGGACACGTTCTCGGATTCCGTTGAAGTCGTGGTCGAGGGCCGCCTGGATGCGAGCGGCACCTTCCAGGCGACGACGCTGCTGGCCAAGTGCGCCTCGCGCTATGAAGAGGCGCCCGAGGGTTACGACGCGATGCGCGAGGCCATCAAGGCCGGCGCGCCGATGCCCGACTCGCACAAGAAGTAG
- a CDS encoding type II and III secretion system protein — protein sequence MLRGLVQHHPDGAFAELRRKWGTSGHGSNLSRCGASGKPGPIHVVGSQRPFVQVQRSLPTDGATRDQIVQYRDVGTKLMVRPTISADGSVQLEVTQEVSTATSELAFDAPVIATRSVRTQLLVRDGQTVALGGLTDRQRESRQGGLPILSSIPLLGGFFGRASRQTIETELFVFLTPRVIRTDEDADRLSDPLRKQAGGSP from the coding sequence GTGCTGCGGGGCCTGGTCCAGCACCATCCGGATGGCGCGTTCGCGGAACTCAGGCGAAAATGGGGAACGTCTGGGCATGGCTCCAACCTCTCACGATGTGGAGCCTCCGGCAAACCCGGGCCGATTCATGTCGTCGGCAGCCAACGACCCTTCGTACAGGTTCAGCGGTCGCTGCCGACCGACGGTGCGACCCGCGACCAGATCGTGCAGTACCGAGATGTCGGTACTAAGTTGATGGTTCGCCCGACGATATCGGCCGATGGGTCCGTGCAACTCGAAGTGACACAGGAAGTCTCGACCGCTACGTCCGAGCTCGCGTTTGATGCGCCTGTGATCGCCACAAGGAGCGTCCGGACGCAGCTGCTGGTGCGTGACGGCCAAACGGTTGCGCTCGGGGGGCTGACCGACCGGCAGCGCGAATCTCGCCAAGGGGGACTCCCCATCCTCTCATCAATTCCGCTACTCGGAGGCTTCTTCGGTCGCGCTTCGCGCCAGACGATTGAGACTGAGTTGTTTGTCTTTTTGACTCCGCGCGTCATTCGGACGGACGAAGATGCTGACCGGCTCAGCGATCCGTTGCGAAAGCAGGCCGGCGGCTCGCCGTAA
- a CDS encoding IS3 family transposase (programmed frameshift), with amino-acid sequence MPRRSPFSPEFRERAIRMVLDQAPQHGSQWAAIRSIAEKVGCHQETLRNWVREHERNTGVRPGPTTDDLARLKELERENRELKRANEILKKASAYFAFGGARPPTQLMVAFIDAHRAAYGVEPICAVLPIAPSTYYEAKARARDPSRLPARSRADAALRPALQRVWAATRGRYGARKAWKQLRREGRVVARCTVARVFKAMGLRGVVRGRRATTTVPEPAAHRPQDLVQRNFTATRPNALWVSDLTYVPTWRGFVYVAFVTDAYSRRIVGWRATTTLRTDLALDALEQALYDRALDGPLVHHSDRGSQYLAIRYTDRLLEAGIESSVGSRGDAYDNALAESINALYKAEVIHHLGPWKGLEDVEYATLEWVAWYNSQRLMQPLGDIPPAEYEAQYYHAHAASAAVGLN; translated from the exons ATGCCCAGACGTTCCCCATTTTCGCCTGAGTTCCGCGAACGCGCCATCCGGATGGTGCTGGACCAGGCCCCGCAGCACGGCTCCCAGTGGGCCGCGATCCGCTCGATCGCCGAGAAGGTCGGCTGTCACCAGGAGACCCTCCGGAACTGGGTCCGCGAGCACGAGCGGAACACGGGCGTGCGACCCGGCCCGACCACGGACGACCTCGCGCGCCTCAAGGAGCTCGAGCGCGAGAACCGCGAGCTGAAGCGCGCCAATGAGATCCTGAAGAAGGCGTCGGCGTATTTCGCCT TTGGCGGAGCTCGACCGCCGACCCAACTGATGGTGGCCTTCATCGACGCGCACCGCGCGGCGTACGGAGTCGAGCCGATCTGCGCAGTGCTGCCGATCGCTCCGTCGACCTACTACGAGGCGAAGGCGCGCGCGCGCGACCCGTCGCGCCTGCCGGCCCGCAGCCGCGCGGATGCGGCGCTCCGGCCGGCGCTCCAGCGCGTGTGGGCGGCGACGCGCGGGCGCTACGGGGCGCGCAAGGCCTGGAAGCAGCTCCGCCGGGAGGGCCGCGTGGTGGCGCGCTGCACGGTGGCGCGCGTCTTCAAGGCGATGGGCCTGCGCGGGGTGGTGCGCGGGCGCCGGGCGACGACGACCGTGCCCGAGCCGGCGGCGCACCGGCCGCAGGATCTCGTGCAGCGGAACTTCACGGCGACGCGCCCGAACGCGCTCTGGGTCTCCGACCTGACGTACGTGCCGACGTGGCGCGGCTTCGTGTACGTCGCGTTCGTGACCGATGCGTACTCGCGCCGCATCGTCGGCTGGCGCGCGACGACGACCCTGCGGACGGACCTCGCGCTCGACGCGCTGGAGCAGGCACTCTACGACCGCGCGCTCGACGGCCCGCTCGTGCATCACAGTGACCGCGGGTCGCAGTACCTGGCCATCCGCTACACGGACCGGCTGCTCGAGGCCGGCATCGAATCCTCCGTCGGCAGCCGCGGTGACGCCTACGACAATGCGCTCGCCGAGTCGATCAACGCGCTGTACAAGGCGGAGGTCATCCATCATCTCGGACCGTGGAAGGGCCTGGAGGACGTGGAGTACGCGACGCTCGAGTGGGTGGCCTGGTACAACAGCCAGCGCCTGATGCAGCCGCTCGGGGACATCCCCCCGGCGGAGTACGAAGCGCAGTATTATCACGCCCACGCCGCATCCGCGGCCGTGGGACTCAACTAA
- a CDS encoding DUF4411 family protein has protein sequence MTRYCLDTSALLDAWNRSYPPDVFPQLWQAIEEGIAAGRFVAAEEVRVEIAKKDDALLKWAKKQRGLFVDLDAAQQTAVAEILGAFPKLIDTRKGRSGADPFVIALARTQGTVVVTGENDDGTTDRPKIPTVCRHFGLRAIKPLDFIRANRWVFAHRSA, from the coding sequence GTGACGCGCTACTGCCTGGACACCAGCGCCCTCCTGGATGCGTGGAACCGGAGCTATCCGCCGGACGTCTTCCCCCAGCTGTGGCAGGCCATCGAGGAAGGCATCGCGGCCGGGCGGTTCGTCGCCGCGGAGGAGGTGCGCGTTGAGATCGCGAAGAAGGACGACGCGCTGCTCAAGTGGGCCAAGAAGCAGCGCGGCCTCTTCGTCGACCTCGACGCGGCGCAGCAGACCGCCGTCGCCGAGATCCTGGGCGCGTTCCCGAAGCTCATCGACACGCGGAAGGGCCGCTCCGGCGCCGACCCCTTCGTGATCGCGCTGGCGCGCACGCAGGGCACCGTCGTCGTCACGGGCGAGAACGACGACGGCACGACGGACCGGCCGAAGATCCCGACGGTCTGCCGGCACTTCGGCCTCCGCGCGATCAAGCCGCTCGACTTCATCCGCGCGAATCGCTGGGTGTTCGCGCACCGCAGCGCGTAG
- a CDS encoding ImmA/IrrE family metallo-endopeptidase: MASGRLPALVTPALVHWARTTAGFDVATAAKRLKVGAAAIEAWETGNKPLSLAQLRKMATLYKRPLAVFYLPEPPQGFTPLRDFRTVEGKRRTLETPRLALETRRAQQRREAALELAASLGEEPPPFPVTAALSQDPLAVADALRAALGVSLAEQFAWTDQYVALNGWKRAVERVGVLVFQTENLPMGEARGFSLAHFPLPVVALNSKESPRGRIFTLMHELAHVAVRSSGVCDLHDNAAATGETDRVEVYCNRVAGALLVPRDSLAESLVALDLTAEREWADATLRLLADRYAISTDAALRALVQAGRYPAALYSTRHAAFVKAWERDKPKGGPVPYFRRALGWAGRRFARLALGAYDEQRISSADLTEYLRVKMPQVEQIRTALRKEDLAESA, from the coding sequence GTGGCTTCTGGACGTCTTCCTGCGCTCGTCACGCCCGCGCTCGTGCATTGGGCGCGGACGACGGCGGGCTTCGATGTCGCGACCGCCGCGAAGCGCCTGAAGGTGGGAGCGGCCGCGATCGAGGCGTGGGAGACGGGGAACAAGCCGCTCTCGCTCGCGCAGCTGCGCAAGATGGCAACGCTGTACAAGCGCCCGCTGGCCGTCTTTTACCTGCCTGAGCCGCCGCAGGGCTTCACACCGCTGCGCGACTTCCGCACCGTCGAGGGTAAGCGACGCACCCTCGAGACCCCGCGGCTTGCGCTCGAGACGCGGCGCGCGCAGCAGCGGCGCGAGGCCGCGCTGGAACTCGCCGCCAGTCTCGGGGAGGAGCCTCCGCCGTTCCCGGTCACCGCTGCGTTGTCCCAGGACCCGCTCGCCGTCGCCGACGCGCTGCGCGCCGCGCTCGGCGTGTCGCTCGCCGAGCAGTTCGCGTGGACCGACCAGTACGTCGCGCTGAACGGATGGAAGCGCGCGGTTGAGCGCGTCGGCGTGCTCGTGTTCCAGACCGAGAATCTGCCGATGGGCGAGGCCCGCGGGTTCTCGCTCGCGCACTTCCCGCTGCCGGTCGTCGCCCTCAACTCCAAGGAGAGCCCGCGCGGGCGCATCTTCACGCTGATGCACGAGCTCGCGCACGTCGCCGTCCGATCGAGTGGCGTGTGCGACCTGCACGACAATGCCGCCGCGACCGGTGAGACGGACCGCGTCGAGGTCTATTGCAATCGCGTGGCCGGCGCGCTGCTCGTGCCCCGCGACTCGCTCGCGGAAAGCCTCGTCGCCCTCGACCTTACGGCGGAGCGCGAGTGGGCGGACGCGACGCTGCGGTTGCTCGCCGATCGGTACGCGATCAGCACGGATGCCGCGCTGCGGGCCTTGGTGCAGGCCGGGCGCTATCCGGCCGCGCTCTACAGCACCCGGCACGCTGCCTTCGTGAAGGCCTGGGAGCGGGACAAACCGAAGGGCGGGCCCGTGCCGTACTTCCGGCGTGCGCTGGGCTGGGCGGGCCGCCGCTTCGCGCGCCTCGCACTGGGCGCCTATGACGAGCAGCGCATCTCGAGCGCGGACCTGACCGAATACCTGCGCGTCAAGATGCCGCAGGTCGAGCAGATCCGGACCGCGCTGCGAAAAGAAGACCTCGCCGAGTCCGCGTGA